From Oenanthe melanoleuca isolate GR-GAL-2019-014 chromosome 4, OMel1.0, whole genome shotgun sequence:
ACTTCCCCACCCAGGCCCTTAACTTCGCCTTCAAGGACAAGTACAAGCAAATCTTCCTGGGCGGAGTGGACAGGCACAAGCAGTTCTGGCGCTACTTCGCAGGGAACCTCGCGTCCGGGGGCGCCGCGGGAGCCACCTCCCTCTGCTTCGTCTACCCGCTGGATTTCGCCAGGACCCGGCTGGCGGCTGATGTGGGCAAAGGAGCCACTGAGAGGGAGTTCACTGGCCTGGGCGACTGCATTGTCAAGATCTTTAAGTCTGATGGCTTGAGGGGCCTGTACCAAGGATTTAGTGTGTCTGTCCAGGGCATCATCATCTACAGAGCAGCCTATTTTGGGGTATACGACACGGCCAAGGGTAAGAAGTGCATGGAGGAGTGACTGCAAGGGAAGATCCCCTCAGTAAAGGCACACTTTAGGGCACTTGGCAGTACAAGGGCGTGCAGGGCTTGGCTCAGCACCAGTTGAGTGCAGTGCTAGAATGCACACAGGTGTTTCTGACACGCATTCCTGCCTCCCTCTACTTGCTGCTCTGAAACGCCTTGGGTTTGGATTGACTCCGGGGTTGGTGGGTTGATTATTCCTTCCACAGTCATGTTTCCCACAGCTCTTTTCTCCGTACTGATTCCGTTCATTTGTTCTTGATGACAGGTATGTTGCCTGATCCAAAGAATGTGCACATCGTAGTGAGCTGGATGATTGCCCAGAGTGTCActgcagtggcagggctggtttCTTATCCTTTTGATACTGTGCGACGTAGGATGATGATGCAGTCTGGCCGAAAGGGAGGTAAGCATAAGTGCTCCTGTGTTGTTCTGGCTGCAGAAAGTTTCATCAGGATAAGATAAGGGatactgtgtattttttttttttgtcttatggAAAATTAATAACGTTCTCATTGGAGTCCTTAAAAAACCTACGGGGAACACATTGCTGGTTGTTTCTATCATGTTGATCTAAAGGACAGAAATTACTTGATTTCCTATGgagaattaattttccttaattGGTTACTAAGCTTTAAATCCGCAGCTGTACTTTCCTTTATTCCTTGTTGTTTTAATGATACAACAGTTGAAACATACTTGCTGTATAACCCTTCTAACCTTTATGTTTGTTTCCACAGCTGATATTATGTATAAGGGCACAATTGATTGCTGGAGGAAGATAGCTAAAGATGAAGGATCCAAAGCGTTCTTCAAAGGTGCCTGGTCGAATGTGTTGAGAGGCATGGGCGGAGCTTTTGTATTAGTACTTTATGATGAAATCAAGAAGTATGTCTAAAACTTAACATCATCATGCAGTAGTTCAATTGTTCTCAAtcaacttttttaaaaatacgAACTTGTGATGTAATGgacaacaaaatatttcctagggaaacagaataaaattttagTAACATATCTGGCAGAGATAAGGatgcattaatttaaaaattgtccACAACATCACAGTTACATTTTCTATGAGAATTCCTCCACCATTTGTATCAGAACCTATGTATATATTACACTTCAAATTGCAGGTGATAGATTTTTGTCTAAAGACAAAATCTAGGTGGCCTATACCTAGTCTAAAATCTAATATTGTGTATTCTTAAAAGATgatcataaatatttattatactAATATCTCTAGCTATCCAACACTGTGATGACATAACATGAATTGAAATCATGCTTTCTTCTAAAGctctattttttaatatattaagtGAAAAGTATGTCTGAAATAATAAACTATACTGAAGCACCAGGCTCAGTTCCTAACTGCAGCCTCTTCCCTGACAAACTACATAGTAATATGTTTGAAACcataatctgatttttcagaCATACTTTGTAAAATATGGAAATGCAATGTTCCAAAAATTCCCTGTATTGTCTCAAAGGAAAAAGTTGTCTGCTCTGATGTTCAATTGAactaaaactgaaatgaaataaattaatatattaatgaagtttttcctgttgttttcaGTACACTAAACACATTACAAGCGTGTCTTCCAAGGTGCTACTCAGGGCACTGTTATAGTGGCTGTCTCTTGAAAGTTTTTTTCAACAGAGCTTTAGGTAGGTGAAGTTATTGAGGTTATTGATAATTCTACAATTGCAAAACCAAGTGGATCCAGTTTGAGGATATTGCAGCCAGAGATCTTTGAGATAAGCTTCCACCTAGTCTTATCTGCTTGCATAATTTATATTATGCTTAACTTTGATACTttcaacaaaaatgaaattctcTTCATTGAATAGTGAAATCATTACTGCTTACTTTACTTGAAAAAATACTCTAGAATTAAATACTCTGGAGTTATTAAAATAGCTACATATTGAGCCATTATGAACACATTGCACTAATAATGACCAGTGAGATGAGAACATGCTTAGTACACTTTTTAAACTTTAGATTACTCCAGCGTTGTGAATGCATGGAAGAACAGGCTGTCAGATTAGGCAAAGG
This genomic window contains:
- the SLC25A4 gene encoding ADP/ATP translocase 1 codes for the protein MGDQALSFVKDFLAGGIAAAISKTAVAPIERVKLLLQVQHASKQITADKQYKGIVDCIVRIPKEQGIASFWRGNLANVIRYFPTQALNFAFKDKYKQIFLGGVDRHKQFWRYFAGNLASGGAAGATSLCFVYPLDFARTRLAADVGKGATEREFTGLGDCIVKIFKSDGLRGLYQGFSVSVQGIIIYRAAYFGVYDTAKGMLPDPKNVHIVVSWMIAQSVTAVAGLVSYPFDTVRRRMMMQSGRKGADIMYKGTIDCWRKIAKDEGSKAFFKGAWSNVLRGMGGAFVLVLYDEIKKYV